A genomic stretch from Microtus pennsylvanicus isolate mMicPen1 chromosome 9, mMicPen1.hap1, whole genome shotgun sequence includes:
- the LOC142856751 gene encoding translation machinery-associated protein 7: protein MSGREGGKKKPLKQPKKQAKEMDEEDKAFKQKQKEEQKKLEELKAKAAGKGPLATGGIKKSGKK from the coding sequence ATGTCGGGCCGGGAAGGTGGCAAAAAGAAGCCCCTGAAACAGCCCAAGAAGCAGGCCAAGGAAATGGACGAGGAAGATAAGGCTTtcaagcagaaacaaaaagaggagcagaagaaaCTCGAGGAGCTAAAAGCCAAGGCCGCGGGGAAGGGACCCCTGGCCACAGGTGGAATTAAGAAATCTGGCAAAAAGTAA